CAGGCCGATCGCCTTGGCCACCGAGTCGGGCTCGAGGCAGTAAGTCGTGGGCTCGATGTCGGCGAACACCGGCTTCGCGCCGATCAGGCTCACCGCCTCGGCGGTGGCGAAGAAGGTGAACGAGGGCACGATCACCTCGTCGCCCGGGCCGATGCCGAGCGCCCGCAGCCCGAGCACCAGCGCGTCGGTGCCCGAGCCCACGCCGATCGCGTAGCGCGTGCCCAGGAAGGCGGCGGCCTCGCGCTCGAAGGCCTCGACGTTCGGGCCCAGGATGAAGCGCCCGGAGCGCAGCACGTCGTGCACGGCCTTCTCGAGCTCGGGCCAGAGGCGGTCCGTCTGCTCGCTCAGGTCGACCATGGGGATCTTGCGAGTCACTTCACCACCTCTTCGATCGCGCGCCCGATGCCGGCGCGGAAGTTCTCGAGCGAGAAGCGCGCCGCGTTGGCGCGGATCGCGCTCGGGTCGAGCTTGCGCTCGAGCTCCGCGAAGGCCGCGAGCGCCGCGCGCAGTGACTCGGGCGTGGGCTCGCCGAAGAACACGCCGGTGGGCGCGCGGCCCTGCGCGTCGCCCGGCCCGACGACCGTCTCGGTCGCGCCGCCGCGCCCGAAGGCGATCACGGGCTTGCCCGCGGCCTGCGCCTCGACCGCGATGATCCCGAAGTCCTCGAGCTGCGGGTAGACGAGCGCGCGGCAGCGCGCGTACAGGTCGTCGAGCTCGGTATCGGACACGCGGCCCAGGAAGCGCACGTTGGGCGGCGCGGTGCGCTCGAGCGCCGCGCGCGTGGGGCCGTCGCCGGCGATCACCAGCGCGTGCGGCGTGCCGCGGAACGCCTCGATGGCCAGCGACTCGGCCTTGTACGGCACGAAGCCGCCGAGCATGAAGAAGTAGTCGCCGCTGCGCGCCTCGAGGCCCGCGAAGCGCGCCACGTCGACGCCCGGGTACACCACCGACGCGTCGCGGCCCCAGGCGCGGCGCACACGGTCGGCGATCGCGTGCGAGATCGCCACCACCTGCGTGATGCGCGCGGGCGAGCTGGTGCGCCGGTCCCAGCGGCGCAGGTACGCCAGCAGCGGCGCGGCCAGCAGCCGCCGGGGCCCGCGTCCGAGATACTCGTCGGCCAGATCCCAGGCGTAGCGGATCGGCGTGAAGCAGTAACACAGGTGCGGCGTGCCGGGCGCCACGCGCACGCCCTTGGCGAACGAGTGACTGGTGGAGATCACCAGGTCGTAGCCCTCGAGCCGGAAGCGCTCGATCGCCCAGGGAAAGAGCGGCAGGAGCTTGCGGTAGTGTCGCGCCGCGCCGGGCATGGCCGAGAGCGGGCTCGGAACGATGTGCAGCCGCTCGATCTCGGGAGTCACCGTGCCGGCTACGTGCACCAGGGTGTACAGGTCGGCCGCCGGGAACATCCGGGCCAGCTCGAGGAGGACCTTCTCACCTCCGCGGAAGCCCGTGAGCCAGTCGTGCACCAGCGCGACGCGCATGCGCGCGCAGGTTAGCGCAGGGCGCCTCTCATGACTTGACGACCGAGGCCACGAGCTTGGCCTTGTTGCCCTCGATCGAGACGCGGAATTTCACCTTCGCGCCCGGGTGCTTCTGCTTCAGCGCGGCCGTCTGCTTCTTCACGATCTCGGCCAGCTTCGCGCGGTCGGGCGCCGCGCTCTTGTCGCCGACGCGCTGGCGCGCCGCGCTGAACGCCTCGAACAGCTTGTCGATCGCGCCGGGCCGCTCCTGCGGGGGCGGCGCCTTCAGCGGGCTCGGCGTCGCGTCCGAGATACCGCGCTCGCGCTCGTGGAGCCTGGCGCGGAACACGTGTCCTTTGTAGGTGCCCTGCTCGATCTGCCGCATCGTGCGGCCCCACTGCTGGCGGTAGATCTGGAACTTCGAGTTGAGTTGGTTGAAGCGGAACTTGTGGTGGGTCTTGCGCAGGGTCTGGTTCGCGTATTTGACGATCACCTTCTGAACGCGGCCCTGGAGCACCTCGGGCGGGCGCTTCAGGATCCCGAGGAAGTACTGGTCGTACTCGACCCGCAGCCGCTTCAGGCTGTGGTCGAGGTCGTCGAGCTCCTCGTCGATCTCGTCCTGCTGGTGGCGCACACCCATTCGGAGTCACTTCGGCCTCTGGCGGCGCGCGCTTGAGTCAGCGGGTGCCGGCGGCGGCCAGGAGCGCCAGGGCAGATCCGGCGATCTTGCGCTCGAATGGACCGTTGCGGCCCGTACACGGGTCCGTGTATGTGAGGCAACTACCTGGATTAACAAGGGATTTTTCATCTGGTCGCTTTGACATCGACCGGGGGCGCGGGTAGACTCGAAGACCTGGGACGCACCTGAGTTGAACGAGAGCCGCGATCTCGACCGCATCATCGCCTTCCTCCACGACGACCTCGAGCAGGTCGAGCGCGTCATGCGCGAGGCGCTGCGCTCCGTGACGCCGGTCGTCCCGACGATCGGCGAGCACACCTTCGGCAGCGGCGGCAAGCGCATCCGCCCGGTCGTCGTCCTGCTCGCGTCACGCCTGTGCGGCTATCGCGGCCCGCGCGCCATCCAGATCGCCGCCGCGGCAGAGTATCTGCACAGCGCGTCATTGCTGCACGACGACGTGGTCGACGGCGCCGAGACGCGCCGCGGCCGGGCGAGCGTGAACGCGCGCTTCGGGTCGAAGCTCGCGATCCTGGTCGGTGACTTCCTGTTCGCGCGCGCCTGCCAGACGCTGGTCGAGGACGGCGACCAGGACATCCTGGCGAGCTTCGCGGACAGCATTCGCGCCATGGCCGAGGGCGAGGTCATGCAGCTGACGCGCAGCTTCGACCCCGACATCACCGAGTCGACCTACATCGACGTGATCGGCGGCAAGACCTCGAGCCTCCTGGCCGCGTCGGCCGAGTCGGGTGCCGTCCTGGGCGGCGTGACGCGCGCCGAGCGCCGGGCCGTGCGCGACTACGGGGCGCAGCTCGGGCTCGCGTTCCAGCTCGTCGACGACGCGCTCGACTACGCCGGCCTCGAGAGCGACCTGGGCAAGGCGCCGCTCACCGACGCCGCGGAGGGCAAGCTGACCCTGCCCCTGATCGCGACGCTGAAGCGCTGCTCCACGGGCGAGCGCGAGGCCGTGTCTGCCTTGCTCAAGAGCTTCGCGCTGCAGAGCGCGGCGGGCCGCGTGCCCGAGCGCGACGAGGTGCGCCAGGTCGCCGAGTGCGTCGCGCGCCACCACGGCGTGGAGAGCACCTTCGAGCGCGCGCGCCAGGTCGTGGCACAGGCCCGCGCGCGCATCGAGCCGTTCGTCGACTGCGAGGCGAAGCGCGCCATGCAAGCGCTCGCCGACTTCGTGGTCGAGCGCAGTCACTGACTCGCTTCCCCGCCTCACCCCGCGAACCTCGCCCCAGACACGAAGAGGAGGATGCGCACCATGCGTCATCCAATCGCGGTGGTCGTCGCGCTGGCGGCGGCCGTCCTGCTGCACACGTCGGCGCTCGCGGCCGGCAGCGACTCCGGGGCGCGGGGCTCCGGAGCGCAGGTCACGGGCGTGGTGAACGTGAACTCGGCCACGGCCGAAGAGCTCTCGCTCCTGCCCGGCGTCGGGCCCGCCAAGGCCCAGGCGATCATCCGCTACCGCTCCGAGCACGGCGCGTTCAAGCGGGTCGAGGACCTGGCCCAGGTGAAGGGCATCGGCGAGAAGCAGGTCGAGAAGCTGCGCCCGCACCTGGCCCTCGAGGGCAAGACGACCGCACAGCCCGCGAAGTGAGCGGCACGGGGACGTGGCCTCGAGGCCACGTCCCCGTGATCCGTGCTAGAACACGCGCGTGACTGCCCCGGCTCAAGGCGTGGGTAGGGTGCCCACGCCGCTCACTGGTCAAGGCGTGGGTAGGGTGCCCACGCCGCTCACCGGTCGTGCCCTCTGGCTGCTGCTCGCGCTGCTCGCGGCGTGCGGCGAGCCGCCGCGCGCGCCGGCGAGTGAGCCGCGCATCGTGTCGCTGTCGCCGTCGACGACCGAGATCCTGCTGGCGCTCGGGCTGCGCGAGCGCATCGTGGGCGTGGACCGCTTCTCGCACGAGCTGCCCGGCTGCGCCGGCATTCCGTCGCTCGGGGGTCTGTTCGCGCCCGACCTCGAGCGCACGCTCGAGCTGCGGCCCAGCGCCGTGGTGGGCGTGGCGAGTGAGTCGCAGGCGGCGTTCTTCGGCGAGCTGCGGCGGCGCGGCGTGGCGGTGCACGAGGTCGACACCGGCGGCTCGCTCGACGCGGTGATCGCGAACTACGAGACGCTCGGCGCGGTCGTGGGCCGCGCGGCCGAGGGGCGCGCGCTCGCGGCGCGCGTGCGCGGCGAGCTGGCCGAGGTCGCGCGCTCGGTCGCGGGCCGGCCGCGGCCGCGCGTGGCGCTGGTCGTCGAGCGCGACCCGCTCTACGTGGCCGCGGGCGGGAGCTTCGCCGGCGCGCTGATCGAGGCGGCCGGCGGCGCCAACGTGTTCGCCGACCTCGCGCGCGCCTATCCGCAGGTGTCGCTCGAGCTCTTGGCCGCGCGCGCGCCCGACGTGCTGATCGACTCGACCCAGTCCGACCAGGGTCCCGAGTCACAGGCTGCGGCGCGCGCCTACTGGGGACGCTTCGCCTGGGCGCACCGGGTCGAGCTGGTGCCGCCCGGCGTCGCCACCTTGCCGGGGGCCGAGCTCGCGCGCGGCGCGGAGCTCCTGCGCGCGCGCATCCATCCCGAGCTGCGCTCGTGACTCGCCTCTCGCGTCCCGCGGTGCTGGCGCTGCTCGCGCTCTTGCTCGTGGCCGCGCTCGCGGCGAGTCTCTGGCTCGGCTCGGTCGAGCACCCGAGCCGCGAGATCGTGCTCGGCATCCGCCTGCCGCGCGCGCTCCTGGCGGCGATGGTGGGCGCGGGGCTCGCGACCGCCGGCGCCCTGCTGCAGGCGCTCTTGCAGAACCCGCTCGCCGACCCGTACGTGCTCGGCATCTCGGGAGGCGCGGCGCTCGGCGGCGTGGCCGCGCTCGCGCTGGGCAGCGGCTTGTGGCTCGGCGCAGCGGCCGTGCCCCTG
The sequence above is drawn from the Myxococcota bacterium genome and encodes:
- a CDS encoding glycosyltransferase, whose protein sequence is MRVALVHDWLTGFRGGEKVLLELARMFPAADLYTLVHVAGTVTPEIERLHIVPSPLSAMPGAARHYRKLLPLFPWAIERFRLEGYDLVISTSHSFAKGVRVAPGTPHLCYCFTPIRYAWDLADEYLGRGPRRLLAAPLLAYLRRWDRRTSSPARITQVVAISHAIADRVRRAWGRDASVVYPGVDVARFAGLEARSGDYFFMLGGFVPYKAESLAIEAFRGTPHALVIAGDGPTRAALERTAPPNVRFLGRVSDTELDDLYARCRALVYPQLEDFGIIAVEAQAAGKPVIAFGRGGATETVVGPGDAQGRAPTGVFFGEPTPESLRAALAAFAELERKLDPSAIRANAARFSLENFRAGIGRAIEEVVK
- a CDS encoding MXAN_5187 C-terminal domain-containing protein, with product MGVRHQQDEIDEELDDLDHSLKRLRVEYDQYFLGILKRPPEVLQGRVQKVIVKYANQTLRKTHHKFRFNQLNSKFQIYRQQWGRTMRQIEQGTYKGHVFRARLHERERGISDATPSPLKAPPPQERPGAIDKLFEAFSAARQRVGDKSAAPDRAKLAEIVKKQTAALKQKHPGAKVKFRVSIEGNKAKLVASVVKS
- a CDS encoding polyprenyl synthetase family protein encodes the protein MNESRDLDRIIAFLHDDLEQVERVMREALRSVTPVVPTIGEHTFGSGGKRIRPVVVLLASRLCGYRGPRAIQIAAAAEYLHSASLLHDDVVDGAETRRGRASVNARFGSKLAILVGDFLFARACQTLVEDGDQDILASFADSIRAMAEGEVMQLTRSFDPDITESTYIDVIGGKTSSLLAASAESGAVLGGVTRAERRAVRDYGAQLGLAFQLVDDALDYAGLESDLGKAPLTDAAEGKLTLPLIATLKRCSTGEREAVSALLKSFALQSAAGRVPERDEVRQVAECVARHHGVESTFERARQVVAQARARIEPFVDCEAKRAMQALADFVVERSH
- a CDS encoding helix-hairpin-helix domain-containing protein: MRHPIAVVVALAAAVLLHTSALAAGSDSGARGSGAQVTGVVNVNSATAEELSLLPGVGPAKAQAIIRYRSEHGAFKRVEDLAQVKGIGEKQVEKLRPHLALEGKTTAQPAK
- a CDS encoding helical backbone metal receptor, which gives rise to MGRVPTPLTGRALWLLLALLAACGEPPRAPASEPRIVSLSPSTTEILLALGLRERIVGVDRFSHELPGCAGIPSLGGLFAPDLERTLELRPSAVVGVASESQAAFFGELRRRGVAVHEVDTGGSLDAVIANYETLGAVVGRAAEGRALAARVRGELAEVARSVAGRPRPRVALVVERDPLYVAAGGSFAGALIEAAGGANVFADLARAYPQVSLELLAARAPDVLIDSTQSDQGPESQAAARAYWGRFAWAHRVELVPPGVATLPGAELARGAELLRARIHPELRS